Proteins encoded by one window of Lathyrus oleraceus cultivar Zhongwan6 chromosome 1, CAAS_Psat_ZW6_1.0, whole genome shotgun sequence:
- the LOC127119085 gene encoding interactor of constitutive active ROPs 4: protein MPRSRGSDLPQRQSPRGTTHQVRTSSSDSDPSHHRPVTDRSPKLGDRRSPRGGSTQSETVNQKKLGTRIADLESQLGQAQQELKNLKDQLSSAEAEKKKAEDELVKKSVSKKVQECNNNQGETKLQDVVNVIHDENQEETDVFEVPIEKLEIEFRKPVDQLKKETISESEKPFVNELTMKNEEIASLKSSLLEKTKELESTSKGNDDLKSQLNEAVSKVKAYETKEEGTALQVKQLSEELEASKGNAEKLNTKLKTVEEEKELLESEMKKLRVQTEQWRKAADAAAAVLAGGFDMSTAARVPERCGSMDKNFVGGTFETPGVGRYHGYVGSPGMNDDLDDGFGGGKKKGSGIRMFGDLWKKKGQK, encoded by the exons ATGCCAAGATCAAG GGGGTCTGATTTGCCTCAGAGGCAGTCACCGAGAGGTACTACTCATCAGGTTCGAACCTCGAGTTCTGACTCGGATCCGTCGCATCATCGACCGGTTACTGATCGAAGTCCAAAGTTAGGAGACCGGCGTTCTCCGAGAGGTGGTAGTACTCAATCGGAGACGGTAAATCAGAAGAAGCTCGGTACTCGCATTGCGGATTTGGAATCACAGCTTGGTCAGGCACAGCAAGAGTTGAAAAATTTGAAGGATCAGCTATCTTCTGCAGAAGCTGAGAAGAAAAAAGCTGAAGATGAACTTGTGAAGAAAAGTGTTTCAAAGAAAGTTCAAGAATGTAATAATAACCAAGGTGAAACTAAGCTACAAGATGTTGTTAATGTTATACATGATGAGAATCAAGAAGAGACCGACGTGTTTGAAGTTCCGATTGAAAAGTTGGAAATCGAATTCAGAAAGCCTGTAGATCAGTTAAAGAAGGAAACAATATCGGAGTCAGAGAAGCCTTTTGTGAACGAACTGACAATGAAAAACGAAGAAATAGCGTCGTTGAAGTCGAGTTTGTTAGAGAAAACAAAGGAGTTGGAGTCAACGAGTAAGGGAAACGATGATCTGAAGAGTCAACTGAATGAAGCAGTTTCGAAAGTGAAAGCTTATGAAACCAAGGAAGAAGGAACGGCACTGCAGGTGAAGCAATTGAGTGAAGAATTGGAAGCAAGTAAAGGGAATGCAGAGAAACTGAACACGAAGTTGAAAACTGTGGAAGAAGAAAAGGAGTTGTTAGAATCAGAAATGAAGAAGCTAAGAGTGCAGACAGAACAATGGAGAAAAGCAGCAGATGCTGCAGCTGCAGTGCTTGCAGGAGGTTTCGATATGAGTACTGCCGCAAGAGTTCCTGAAAGGTGCGGTTCAATGGATAAGAACTTCGTTGGTGGAACATTCGAGACACCTGGTGTTGGAAGGTATCATGGATATGTAGGTTCTCCCGGTATGAATGATGATTTAGATGACGGTTTCGGAGGTGGAAAAAAGAAGGGTTCTGGTATAAGAATGTTTGGTGATTTATGGAAGAAGAAAGGCCAAAAGTGA